A genomic segment from Stenotrophomonas maltophilia encodes:
- a CDS encoding anti-phage dCTP deaminase codes for MNAAIAPVGKNAPAASNALSKDASDEIRSRHSKELIIGLSGPVGCGLEHVKRVLRQQLELHGYDVVDIKVSAQFAELARRFGLPEPPSSFANEYERISAFQDLGNSLRSRVGGDLAAQLAVSMIAQDRTAKNPGMPVQDIKPGRVAYIIDQLKNPSEAILLREIYGNIFYLIGILTGYEKRKSYLSALMGGANAEQLIERDRAESGSSGQQLEKTLKLADYFVRNDSDNTPELEAPIRRFVKLLHGAPGITPTLLERGMHSAYSASLRSACLSRQVGAAILDSDGILISTGCNDVPKAGGGLYDESGNDQRCVFREGGICFNDKHKDRLRDEIEQLLINRGVAKSQASLLAREIRSGTRLKDLIEFSRAVHAEMDAIISAARRGGSAIQGCLLFTTTYPCHNCARHIVAAGISAVYFIEPYGKSLASELHDDAISHAPSSSAASATGKVAFLHFEGVAPARFSSLFFSLDSRKDSAGKARFVREEQSEKRAPELLDNYRELEAKINERLKKKVDEAESAFIPDGVA; via the coding sequence ATGAACGCCGCGATCGCACCTGTGGGCAAGAATGCCCCAGCAGCCAGTAATGCGCTCTCTAAAGATGCGAGCGATGAGATTCGCTCCAGGCATTCCAAAGAACTAATAATCGGGCTGAGCGGCCCGGTTGGCTGTGGTCTAGAGCACGTAAAGCGCGTGCTAAGGCAGCAACTTGAACTGCATGGATATGATGTGGTTGACATAAAAGTGTCGGCCCAATTCGCGGAACTGGCGAGAAGATTTGGTTTGCCGGAGCCGCCTAGTTCATTTGCGAATGAGTACGAACGAATCAGTGCTTTCCAGGACTTAGGGAATTCGCTGAGGAGTCGCGTTGGTGGAGACTTGGCTGCGCAGCTTGCAGTAAGCATGATTGCCCAGGATCGAACGGCTAAGAATCCTGGAATGCCTGTTCAGGATATCAAACCGGGCAGAGTTGCCTACATAATCGATCAACTAAAGAATCCTAGTGAAGCGATACTGCTTCGGGAAATTTACGGAAATATCTTCTATCTAATTGGCATCCTAACCGGATATGAAAAGAGGAAGTCTTATCTATCCGCTTTGATGGGAGGTGCTAATGCCGAACAGCTCATTGAACGGGATAGGGCTGAATCTGGAAGTTCTGGTCAGCAATTGGAAAAGACACTTAAACTTGCTGACTATTTTGTCAGAAATGATAGTGACAATACTCCAGAGCTCGAGGCGCCAATACGTCGATTTGTTAAGCTTCTGCATGGAGCGCCAGGTATAACTCCAACACTTCTTGAGCGAGGAATGCACTCTGCATACAGTGCATCGCTTCGCTCTGCCTGTTTGTCGAGACAGGTTGGTGCAGCAATCCTGGATTCGGATGGAATTCTAATCTCAACCGGTTGCAACGACGTTCCGAAGGCCGGCGGTGGGCTTTACGACGAAAGCGGAAATGATCAGCGTTGCGTGTTTCGAGAGGGTGGAATTTGCTTTAATGATAAGCACAAGGATCGCCTCAGAGATGAGATTGAACAACTTCTGATTAATCGTGGTGTTGCGAAAAGTCAGGCAAGTTTGCTGGCGCGCGAGATTCGATCGGGAACGCGGCTTAAGGATCTTATTGAGTTCTCACGCGCGGTCCATGCTGAGATGGACGCGATAATTTCGGCTGCAAGAAGAGGGGGTAGCGCTATTCAAGGGTGCCTGCTTTTCACAACGACCTACCCTTGCCACAATTGTGCCCGTCATATCGTCGCGGCGGGTATTAGCGCTGTGTACTTTATTGAGCCCTACGGAAAAAGTCTCGCCAGTGAACTGCATGATGACGCGATCAGTCACGCACCTTCCTCGTCTGCAGCCTCAGCGACTGGGAAAGTCGCCTTCCTGCATTTTGAAGGAGTCGCTCCTGCACGATTCTCGAGTCTTTTCTTTTCTTTGGACTCGAGGAAGGATTCAGCTGGAAAGGCCAGGTTTGTTCGTGAAGAGCAATCTGAAAAGAGAGCGCCTGAACTTCTTGATAATTACAGGGAGCTTGAAGCGAAAATTAATGAAAGGCTCAAGAAGAAGGTTGATGAAGCGGAGAGCGCTTTCATTCCTGATGGTGTTGCCTAA
- a CDS encoding Panacea domain-containing protein: MVVFGSPLIRQEFEAWQYGPVLQNLYREFKGFERKAIDGRCTQIDLETGARKVVEPVQKLEVYNLIDSCVCFYGALRPGTLVEMSHDPAGPWHDSWNYEGEVNPGMRMPNERIHEYFMQVTRPF; the protein is encoded by the coding sequence ATGGTAGTTTTTGGGTCGCCATTGATAAGGCAGGAATTTGAAGCGTGGCAATACGGACCAGTGCTTCAAAATCTATATAGGGAATTCAAAGGATTTGAGCGAAAGGCGATTGATGGCAGGTGTACTCAAATTGACCTTGAGACTGGTGCCAGAAAAGTTGTAGAGCCTGTGCAGAAATTGGAAGTCTATAATCTCATTGACTCCTGCGTTTGTTTCTATGGGGCGCTGAGGCCTGGGACGCTAGTTGAAATGAGCCATGATCCGGCAGGTCCCTGGCATGATTCTTGGAATTACGAGGGTGAAGTTAATCCGGGGATGCGAATGCCTAACGAAAGAATTCATGAGTACTTCATGCAGGTGACTCGGCCATTTTAG
- a CDS encoding HNH endonuclease: protein MELPFEVGALYNRQKQIHGVFGGQQQGGISTPKEHPLVIAFTGEAGVSHGYHDFWDDDEVFHYFGEGQVGDMKYVAGNRAIGEHVKDGKTLVVFQMMGKGRPYRYLGRFMCQSSYVQPDTPDREGQPRSAIVFRLRSLEASLGLMAGEKDEAEINTALESIDSTSTIRETAVRTKQRLFRERLIGVEKGCRLTGIEDLRFLRASHIKPWADSTHSERVDGENGLLLAPHADLLFDGGWISFSKEANLIVAPDFPLNVQNSLRLDITQGRNCGPFSQRQLEYLEFHRDTVFRRCTYEYPIENKRDS, encoded by the coding sequence ATGGAACTCCCATTCGAGGTTGGCGCGCTCTACAACCGTCAAAAGCAGATCCACGGTGTATTTGGCGGGCAACAGCAAGGCGGCATTTCGACACCCAAGGAGCATCCGCTAGTCATCGCATTCACTGGCGAGGCCGGCGTGTCTCACGGCTACCATGACTTTTGGGACGACGACGAGGTCTTTCATTACTTCGGCGAGGGTCAAGTCGGAGACATGAAGTATGTGGCGGGCAACCGAGCGATCGGCGAGCACGTCAAAGATGGCAAGACGCTCGTAGTGTTTCAGATGATGGGCAAGGGGCGGCCCTACCGATACCTTGGTAGGTTCATGTGCCAGTCCTCCTACGTTCAACCTGACACACCAGATCGAGAAGGGCAGCCTAGATCTGCGATCGTGTTCCGCTTGAGATCACTGGAAGCCTCACTGGGCCTCATGGCAGGTGAAAAGGATGAGGCTGAGATCAATACTGCGCTCGAGAGCATTGACTCGACCAGCACAATTCGTGAAACCGCAGTTAGGACGAAGCAACGTCTATTCCGCGAGCGCCTGATTGGCGTTGAGAAAGGTTGCCGCCTGACTGGCATTGAGGACCTGAGATTCTTGCGCGCGAGCCACATCAAGCCATGGGCAGATAGCACTCATAGCGAGCGCGTTGATGGCGAGAACGGTTTACTTCTCGCTCCGCACGCGGACCTACTTTTTGATGGGGGTTGGATTAGCTTCTCGAAAGAAGCAAACCTGATCGTCGCCCCGGACTTTCCTTTGAACGTCCAGAATTCTCTCAGGCTTGATATTACGCAAGGTCGCAATTGCGGCCCCTTTTCACAACGACAGCTAGAGTATCTTGAGTTTCATCGAGACACTGTATTCAGAAGATGCACTTACGAATACCCCATAGAAAATAAACGCGATTCTTGA
- a CDS encoding energy transducer TonB, with protein sequence MPRLNTALALNLALMLLGATPAMAMPADPQVSTEVFVERGDNPTFKLRQAPALVYSTAVATPPDTFLQAPMTVLLIAQLDELGHVSNVMVARSSGLRELDRAAITAVDQWRFDPVVVEGVALHARVRVRLTFVPTAEAPLG encoded by the coding sequence ATGCCCCGTTTAAACACCGCCCTGGCACTGAACCTTGCTCTGATGCTGTTGGGCGCTACACCTGCCATGGCCATGCCGGCAGACCCGCAGGTTTCCACCGAAGTGTTCGTAGAGCGCGGTGACAACCCTACCTTCAAGCTGCGGCAGGCACCTGCCCTTGTGTATTCAACGGCCGTCGCCACGCCGCCCGATACCTTCCTGCAGGCTCCCATGACGGTGCTGTTGATTGCTCAACTGGATGAGCTGGGCCACGTTTCCAACGTGATGGTGGCGCGGTCCAGCGGACTGCGGGAGCTTGATCGTGCTGCCATTACCGCAGTGGACCAATGGCGTTTTGATCCGGTCGTGGTTGAGGGCGTCGCGCTGCATGCGCGGGTGCGGGTCCGTCTGACCTTCGTGCCCACGGCCGAGGCGCCGCTCGGCTGA
- a CDS encoding XVIPCD domain-containing protein, producing MSGLTDKDIRVLSSYAKEGNRELYWNYLAQLPDNDGYGLLALGVVRNDSLPGRVANSFATAVAEQQATLFGNEKNVAFTERRQETFGQDLIRNDLAERRSWVEAGRPDLALNLPYTSTLKSHDVSFEKNDLNVNCWTPRLLLVSTEHKRGEQAAEKVWQNMLDNSAAGAFRAGKTAVSVHLDMPQPAGHFYFVELSKFEGAALLQRDAVDPNVIGTKFDYHSYDPKDGSWNRTVGVPPLDRTTKETDPAEISALNETREVRLEREAKAKQFHPEDPYREIAKSPRVVSTQEPEPLFTEGRRIAAIEPGSPDYALHQQIRQGVAALDEKHGRPFDATSENLAASLTVKAREQGLEQVDHVVLSNATASQPAGHTIFVVQGDLSDPAHLRAGMPTAVAAQTPVAESLQQLAVVGDQRELTRQNEQQALDARTQEQQSHAMRMG from the coding sequence ATGAGCGGACTTACCGATAAGGACATTCGTGTCCTGTCCTCCTACGCGAAGGAGGGAAATCGCGAGCTGTATTGGAACTATCTCGCGCAGCTTCCCGACAATGATGGCTACGGACTGCTGGCGTTGGGTGTTGTGCGCAACGACAGCCTCCCCGGCCGGGTGGCCAACAGCTTTGCAACCGCCGTTGCCGAGCAACAGGCCACGCTGTTCGGCAACGAGAAGAACGTAGCGTTCACCGAGCGCAGGCAAGAAACCTTCGGCCAGGATCTGATCAGGAATGACCTGGCGGAACGCAGAAGCTGGGTGGAGGCCGGCAGGCCCGATCTGGCACTCAACCTGCCCTACACGAGCACGCTCAAATCCCACGATGTTTCGTTCGAAAAGAACGACCTCAATGTGAACTGCTGGACGCCGCGCTTGCTGCTGGTGTCTACGGAGCATAAACGCGGCGAGCAGGCAGCCGAGAAAGTCTGGCAGAACATGCTGGACAACAGCGCTGCAGGCGCATTCCGTGCCGGCAAGACGGCGGTCAGCGTGCACCTGGATATGCCGCAGCCTGCCGGGCATTTCTACTTCGTTGAGCTGAGCAAGTTCGAGGGTGCGGCACTCCTGCAGCGCGACGCCGTCGATCCGAACGTGATTGGCACCAAGTTCGACTATCACAGCTACGACCCGAAGGACGGCAGCTGGAATCGCACGGTGGGCGTTCCCCCACTCGACAGAACAACCAAGGAGACCGATCCCGCCGAGATTTCCGCGTTGAACGAGACTCGCGAAGTTCGCCTGGAACGCGAGGCCAAGGCGAAGCAGTTTCATCCTGAAGATCCCTACAGAGAGATCGCCAAGAGTCCGCGCGTGGTGTCTACGCAGGAACCCGAGCCTCTCTTTACGGAAGGCCGCCGAATCGCGGCGATAGAGCCAGGCAGCCCGGACTACGCGCTCCATCAGCAGATTCGCCAGGGCGTCGCTGCACTGGACGAGAAGCACGGCCGCCCCTTCGACGCGACCAGTGAGAACCTCGCCGCCAGCCTGACAGTGAAGGCACGCGAGCAGGGTCTGGAACAGGTGGACCATGTGGTGCTGAGCAACGCCACGGCCAGTCAGCCGGCGGGTCACACCATCTTTGTTGTACAAGGCGACCTATCTGATCCCGCCCACCTGCGTGCAGGCATGCCCACTGCCGTGGCTGCACAAACGCCGGTGGCTGAGTCGCTGCAGCAACTGGCTGTGGTTGGCGATCAGCGCGAGCTCACCCGCCAGAATGAGCAGCAGGCGCTGGATGCACGTACTCAGGAGCAGCAGAGCCACGCCATGCGCATGGGCTGA
- a CDS encoding XVIPCD domain-containing protein, with protein sequence MEQATRYTATLYLAAPGTPLKSGGISPRGHMYLQVAAGDEARSYGFAPPRQAPGETRTGVQYAQVRHDDADEHLQPYYSRTLEITEEHYGCLRDFAEEPAEFEFDVDRPATINRCSDFVWAALHYAGLHPLPAPLDGGSNLGEFAVLFNLPEIQCIAAPFPGSDLNAETHHAMPEREAEHHRQGDRASDEPPPTPIEVAGTLLDPSHPDHRLFSQLIQKVAELDAAHGRPFDAASQRISASLLVLAKQNNLSRVDHVLLSQPTKNSHAAESIFIVQGDRNDPGHRRASIATEVAAKTDVADSLRLKEQ encoded by the coding sequence ATGGAGCAGGCAACACGCTACACAGCAACGCTTTATCTAGCCGCCCCCGGCACCCCGCTGAAAAGTGGGGGCATCTCGCCGCGCGGCCATATGTACCTGCAGGTGGCGGCGGGCGACGAGGCCCGCAGCTACGGCTTCGCACCACCGCGCCAGGCGCCGGGCGAGACCCGCACCGGCGTGCAGTACGCGCAGGTGCGCCACGACGATGCCGACGAGCATCTGCAGCCGTACTACAGCCGCACCCTGGAAATCACCGAGGAGCACTACGGCTGCCTGCGTGATTTCGCCGAGGAACCGGCCGAGTTCGAATTCGATGTGGATCGCCCGGCCACCATCAACCGTTGCAGCGATTTCGTCTGGGCGGCGCTGCATTACGCCGGGCTGCATCCGCTGCCGGCGCCGCTGGACGGCGGCAGCAACCTGGGCGAGTTCGCGGTGCTGTTCAACCTGCCGGAAATCCAGTGCATTGCCGCGCCGTTCCCGGGCAGCGATCTGAATGCCGAAACCCACCATGCGATGCCCGAGCGCGAGGCCGAACACCATCGCCAGGGCGACCGTGCCAGCGATGAGCCGCCGCCGACGCCGATTGAAGTGGCCGGTACGCTGCTGGACCCTTCGCATCCCGACCATCGCCTGTTCTCGCAGCTGATCCAGAAAGTGGCGGAGCTGGATGCAGCGCATGGCCGCCCGTTCGATGCGGCCAGCCAGCGCATCAGTGCCAGCCTGCTGGTGCTGGCCAAGCAGAACAATCTCTCGCGCGTGGACCACGTGCTGCTCAGCCAGCCGACCAAAAACAGCCATGCGGCCGAGAGCATCTTCATCGTGCAGGGCGACCGCAACGATCCGGGGCACCGCCGCGCCAGCATCGCCACCGAGGTGGCGGCCAAGACCGATGTGGCTGATTCGCTGCGGTTGAAGGAGCAGTAA
- a CDS encoding YncE family protein has translation MFRNPLFRSAALALAVSLSLGVPSAFADNAPAASASTTVQRQAVAKGLYELAYSPKQNAVFVASSGGFGDDAGPAQVLRLNPTTLTVETRIPLERKAFGVVLDDAHNRLYVGNTVDLSVTVVDTAQNKAVGTIQLMEKKTGKDGKAAYTHDLRELVVDSAANRLYVTGHSSQPDVSSVLFVIDTTTLKVINTIDGLGNAKAPGLALDAANKRVYTSNLLADLVVVGTDSNEVVAQHKIAAEQPMNIALDPAGMRLFVTDQGSEFLRGYQAKSSGLVSKHPGQRVLVLDRSTGKELASIPTDAGPLGILLDAPRKRLYVTNREAGTVTAYNSDSYQKVATYTVPTHPNSLALDAKNNVLFVSIKNGEKDDKGADESVARIQL, from the coding sequence ATGTTCCGTAATCCTCTCTTCCGTTCGGCCGCCCTGGCCCTCGCTGTGTCGCTCAGCCTCGGCGTGCCTTCGGCGTTCGCCGACAACGCACCTGCCGCCAGCGCCAGCACCACCGTGCAGCGCCAGGCCGTGGCCAAGGGCCTGTACGAGCTGGCCTACAGCCCGAAGCAGAACGCCGTGTTCGTGGCCTCCTCCGGCGGTTTCGGCGATGACGCCGGCCCGGCCCAGGTGCTGCGCCTGAACCCGACCACGCTGACCGTGGAAACCCGCATCCCGCTGGAGCGCAAGGCGTTCGGCGTGGTGCTGGATGACGCCCACAACCGCCTGTACGTGGGCAACACCGTGGACCTGTCGGTGACGGTGGTCGACACCGCGCAGAACAAGGCGGTCGGCACCATCCAGCTGATGGAGAAGAAGACCGGCAAGGACGGCAAGGCCGCCTACACCCACGACCTGCGCGAGCTGGTGGTCGACAGCGCCGCCAACCGCCTGTACGTGACCGGCCACAGCAGCCAGCCGGACGTGAGCAGCGTGCTGTTCGTGATTGATACCACCACGCTGAAGGTGATCAACACCATCGACGGCCTGGGCAATGCCAAGGCACCGGGCCTGGCGCTGGATGCGGCCAACAAGCGCGTCTACACCAGCAATCTGCTGGCCGACCTGGTGGTGGTGGGTACCGATTCGAACGAGGTGGTGGCGCAGCACAAGATCGCCGCCGAGCAGCCGATGAACATCGCGCTGGACCCGGCCGGCATGCGCCTGTTCGTGACCGACCAGGGCTCGGAATTCCTGCGTGGCTACCAGGCCAAGAGCAGCGGCCTGGTCAGCAAGCATCCGGGCCAGCGCGTGCTGGTGCTCGACCGCAGCACCGGCAAGGAACTGGCCAGCATCCCGACCGACGCCGGCCCGCTGGGCATCCTGCTGGATGCACCGCGCAAGCGCCTGTATGTGACCAACCGCGAAGCCGGTACGGTGACGGCGTACAACAGTGACAGCTACCAGAAGGTGGCCACCTACACGGTGCCGACCCACCCGAACAGCCTGGCGCTGGATGCGAAGAACAACGTGCTGTTCGTGAGCATCAAGAACGGCGAGAAGGATGACAAGGGCGCTGACGAGAGCGTGGCGCGCATCCAGCTGTAA
- a CDS encoding XVIPCD domain-containing protein, giving the protein MAEITPNHPEYGLNQQIRQGVAALDAQHGRPFDQTSERLTASLTVLAREQGLQQVDHVLISNATAQHPAGHNVFVVQGDPANPAHLRAMMPTAVAVQTPVEQSMQKLGLVVQPAVHAEQQTLDAQAQDPQQNPVHRLG; this is encoded by the coding sequence ATGGCAGAGATCACCCCCAACCATCCCGAGTACGGCCTCAATCAGCAGATCCGCCAAGGCGTGGCCGCACTGGACGCCCAGCACGGCCGTCCGTTCGACCAGACCAGCGAGCGCCTGACCGCCAGCCTGACCGTGCTCGCCCGCGAGCAGGGCCTGCAGCAGGTCGACCATGTGCTGATCAGCAATGCGACGGCCCAGCACCCGGCCGGGCACAACGTCTTCGTGGTGCAGGGCGACCCCGCCAACCCCGCGCACCTGCGCGCGATGATGCCGACCGCGGTGGCGGTACAGACGCCGGTGGAGCAGTCGATGCAGAAGTTGGGGCTGGTTGTACAGCCGGCGGTGCACGCCGAGCAGCAGACGCTGGATGCACAGGCGCAGGACCCGCAGCAGAATCCCGTGCATCGCCTGGGGTGA
- a CDS encoding nuclear transport factor 2 family protein, which produces MLLLTLPLLAAGLAAAPSPANDLREQIRQADTQLFAVAFEACDADRAAAMTTEDMEFFHDKDGKSASNREDFRRSVANMCDNARKGGWHLRRELVESSLQVFPLHDERALEIGDHRFHERGKDGVEHWVGQARFIQIWRRVDGRWLAERVISYDHHAAD; this is translated from the coding sequence ATGTTGCTGCTCACCCTGCCCCTGCTGGCCGCCGGCCTCGCTGCCGCACCGTCGCCCGCCAATGACCTGCGCGAACAGATCCGCCAGGCCGATACCCAGCTCTTTGCTGTGGCCTTCGAGGCCTGCGATGCCGACAGGGCCGCCGCGATGACCACCGAAGACATGGAGTTCTTCCATGACAAGGACGGCAAGTCGGCCAGCAACCGCGAGGACTTCCGCCGTAGCGTGGCCAACATGTGCGACAACGCGCGCAAGGGCGGCTGGCACCTGCGCCGCGAACTGGTGGAGTCCTCGCTGCAGGTGTTCCCGCTGCACGATGAGCGGGCGCTGGAAATCGGCGACCACCGCTTCCACGAGCGCGGCAAGGACGGCGTGGAGCACTGGGTGGGCCAGGCCCGCTTCATCCAGATCTGGCGCCGCGTGGACGGGCGCTGGCTGGCCGAACGGGTGATCAGCTACGACCATCACGCAGCGGACTGA
- a CDS encoding alpha/beta fold hydrolase has protein sequence MPASRIRLHIEDSGGDGRPVILIHGWPLSADAWKPQVSILRDAQHRVISYDRRGFGRSDKPTEGYDYDTLAADLAGLIEERDLRDVTLVGFSMGGGEVARYVANHGQDRLHSVVFAAAVPPFLLRGGDNPEGPLTQDKADEMRSGLEKDREAFFDGFTRDFFSANGQLMVTEETRQAAIALCHQSDQAAALGCMHAFATTDFRDDLKKVTVPTLILHGDSDAIVPFKGSGQRTHAAIAGSEVVMLEGAPHGCNTSHADHFNLALLNFLKR, from the coding sequence ATGCCTGCTTCCCGCATCCGCCTGCATATTGAAGACAGTGGTGGCGACGGCCGCCCGGTGATCCTGATCCACGGTTGGCCGCTGTCCGCCGATGCCTGGAAGCCACAGGTGTCGATCCTGCGCGATGCCCAGCACCGGGTGATCAGCTACGACCGGCGTGGTTTCGGCCGCTCCGACAAGCCGACCGAGGGCTATGACTACGACACGCTGGCGGCGGACCTGGCGGGGTTGATCGAGGAACGTGATCTGCGCGACGTCACGCTGGTTGGTTTCTCGATGGGCGGCGGCGAGGTGGCGCGCTACGTGGCCAACCACGGCCAGGATCGCCTGCACAGCGTGGTGTTCGCTGCGGCGGTGCCGCCGTTCCTGCTGCGTGGTGGCGACAACCCGGAAGGTCCGCTGACCCAGGACAAGGCCGATGAAATGCGCAGCGGATTGGAGAAGGACCGCGAGGCGTTCTTCGACGGCTTCACCCGCGACTTCTTCAGCGCCAACGGCCAGTTGATGGTGACCGAAGAGACGCGGCAGGCGGCGATCGCGCTGTGCCATCAATCCGACCAGGCGGCGGCACTGGGCTGCATGCACGCGTTTGCCACCACTGATTTCCGGGATGACCTGAAAAAGGTCACGGTGCCGACGCTGATCCTGCACGGCGACAGCGATGCCATCGTACCGTTCAAGGGCTCCGGCCAGCGTACCCATGCGGCGATTGCGGGCAGCGAGGTGGTGATGCTGGAAGGTGCACCGCATGGCTGCAACACCAGCCACGCCGATCACTTCAATCTGGCGCTGCTGAACTTCCTGAAGCGATAA
- a CDS encoding RNA 2'-phosphotransferase yields MSTDTSHKHASKFMSLVLRHEPEKIGLQLDAQGWADVDDLLQRMADHGVALDRHTLQAVVETNDKQRFALSDDGLRIRASQGHSIQVDLGLEALQPPAWLYHGTVARFVGAIREQGLRPGERQHVHLSLDRQTAQQVGARRGAPVILSVDAGRMHADGHVFHRSANGVWLTTHVPPQYIAG; encoded by the coding sequence ATGAGTACGGATACTTCACACAAGCACGCCAGCAAGTTCATGAGCCTGGTGTTGCGCCACGAACCGGAGAAGATCGGCCTGCAGCTGGATGCGCAGGGCTGGGCCGATGTCGATGATCTGCTGCAGCGGATGGCCGATCATGGCGTGGCGCTGGACCGGCACACCCTGCAGGCGGTGGTCGAGACCAATGACAAGCAGCGCTTCGCGCTGAGCGACGACGGTCTGCGCATCCGCGCCAGCCAGGGGCATTCGATCCAGGTGGATCTGGGCCTGGAGGCGCTGCAGCCGCCGGCATGGTTGTACCACGGCACGGTGGCCCGCTTCGTCGGTGCCATCCGTGAGCAGGGCCTGCGGCCTGGCGAGCGCCAGCACGTGCACCTGTCGCTGGATCGCCAGACCGCGCAGCAGGTGGGCGCACGCCGCGGTGCGCCGGTCATCCTCAGCGTGGATGCCGGGCGCATGCATGCCGACGGCCATGTGTTCCACCGTTCGGCCAATGGCGTGTGGCTGACCACGCACGTGCCGCCGCAGTACATCGCCGGCTGA
- a CDS encoding polysaccharide deacetylase family protein, with translation MRLLLRALPLLLLSLAVHAAEVDRRIAVTIDDLPWARLDEIVPPDLQARHEALMAQLHQAGVPVVGFVNENKLEVDGQVQPARVQMLRDWRDAGYVLGNHTYSHMDLNAKGVAAFQQDFLRGETVLRPLLAEKGQAPQWMRHPYLRAGRTADERVQMDAFFKQHGYRVAPVTVDNGEWVWAFAYANVMNEQADSPTRAATLAQLRKGYVPYMLNKLDYYEKQSQALLGYALPQVWLMHANELNAATFAELVAATRRRGYRFISLDEAMRDPAYARGAEGYNGRYGPSWLHRWAMAEKKPKDFYAGEPEVPAWVMKLAKVDSE, from the coding sequence ATGCGCTTGTTGCTGCGTGCGTTGCCGTTGTTGCTGTTGTCGCTGGCGGTGCACGCCGCCGAGGTGGATCGCCGTATCGCGGTGACCATCGACGATCTGCCATGGGCACGGCTGGACGAGATCGTACCGCCGGACCTGCAGGCACGGCATGAGGCGTTGATGGCCCAGCTGCATCAGGCGGGCGTGCCGGTGGTCGGCTTCGTCAACGAGAACAAGCTTGAGGTGGACGGGCAGGTGCAGCCGGCGCGGGTGCAGATGCTGCGGGACTGGCGCGATGCTGGCTATGTGCTGGGCAACCACACGTACTCGCACATGGATCTGAATGCGAAGGGCGTGGCGGCGTTCCAGCAGGACTTCCTGCGCGGCGAGACGGTGCTGCGGCCGCTGCTGGCCGAGAAGGGGCAGGCGCCGCAGTGGATGCGCCATCCCTACCTGCGTGCCGGGCGCACCGCGGATGAGCGCGTGCAGATGGATGCGTTCTTCAAGCAGCATGGCTACCGCGTGGCACCGGTGACGGTGGACAACGGTGAGTGGGTGTGGGCGTTCGCCTATGCCAACGTGATGAACGAGCAGGCGGACTCGCCCACGCGCGCGGCGACGCTGGCGCAGCTGCGCAAGGGCTACGTGCCGTACATGCTGAACAAGCTGGACTACTACGAGAAGCAGTCACAGGCGTTGCTGGGTTACGCGCTGCCGCAGGTGTGGTTGATGCACGCCAACGAGCTCAATGCGGCGACGTTCGCCGAACTGGTGGCGGCTACCAGGCGCCGAGGCTATCGCTTCATTTCGCTGGACGAAGCGATGCGAGACCCGGCGTATGCGCGGGGCGCCGAAGGTTACAACGGCCGCTACGGCCCGAGCTGGCTGCACCGTTGGGCGATGGCGGAGAAAAAGCCGAAGGACTTCTACGCCGGCGAACCCGAGGTGCCGGCGTGGGTGATGAAACTGGCCAAGGTCGATTCGGAGTGA